The following proteins come from a genomic window of Chryseobacterium glaciei:
- a CDS encoding TIGR02757 family protein, giving the protein MLNFEELKNFLDEKADQYNTPDFIENDPIQIPHRFALKQDVEIAGFLSATISWGNRKAIIKSAEKMLAIMGNSPYDFVMNYSEKDLESIQEKSIHRTFNGQDFTYFIKQFNRIYTENKSLEDLFLIKDSETNFSHSIERFRTQFLGIEKHRTHKHVSSPYKNSSTKRIIMFLRWMVRQDKRGVDFGIWENIDQKYLSIPLDVHTGNISRKLGLIFRTQNDWKTVEELDLVIRKFDEKDPAKYDFALFGLGVTKELL; this is encoded by the coding sequence ATGTTAAATTTTGAAGAACTAAAAAACTTTTTAGACGAAAAAGCCGACCAATACAATACTCCAGACTTTATTGAAAATGATCCGATACAGATTCCGCATCGTTTTGCTTTGAAACAGGATGTTGAAATTGCCGGGTTTTTATCGGCAACAATTTCCTGGGGAAACAGAAAGGCGATCATTAAATCAGCTGAAAAAATGCTGGCGATCATGGGGAATTCGCCTTATGATTTTGTGATGAATTATTCTGAAAAGGATTTAGAATCAATTCAGGAAAAAAGTATTCACAGAACTTTTAATGGGCAGGATTTTACTTATTTCATCAAACAATTCAATAGAATTTATACTGAAAATAAGAGTTTGGAGGATTTATTTTTAATTAAAGATTCTGAAACTAATTTTTCTCATTCCATCGAAAGATTCAGAACACAATTTCTTGGAATTGAGAAACACAGAACGCACAAACATGTAAGTTCACCCTATAAAAATTCTTCTACGAAAAGAATCATTATGTTTTTGCGTTGGATGGTTCGTCAGGATAAACGTGGCGTAGATTTTGGTATTTGGGAGAATATCGATCAAAAATATCTGTCGATTCCATTGGATGTTCATACTGGAAATATTTCCAGAAAATTAGGATTAATTTTCAGAACTCAGAACGATTGGAAAACGGTAGAAGAACTTGATCTAGTAATTAGAAAGTTTGATGAAAAAGATCCTGCAAAATATGATTTTGCATTATTTGGATTAGGCGTAACAAAAGAATTATTATAA
- a CDS encoding ribonuclease Z — MSTYLTILGFNSAIPTVNTSPTSQLLEMEERCFLIDCGEGTQVQLRKAKAKFSKINHIFISHLHGDHCFGLPGLIASFRLLGRDTPLHVYGPKGIKKMLDTIFTITETHRGFEVVYHELDKNYSEKIYEDARVEVYTIPLDHRIYCNGYLFKEKPKDRHLNMKEIAKYDEIETCDYHNIKAGKDFVLSDGYVLKNEVLTLDPSPCVSYAFCSDTKYLESVIPIIKNVTVLYHESTFLHDLKEMADYTGHSTALEAATIAQKAEVGKLILGHFSNRYGDLTVFTDEARTIFTNSFLPKALESVKI; from the coding sequence TTGAGTACTTATTTAACGATATTAGGCTTTAATTCAGCAATTCCCACAGTGAATACTTCACCAACATCTCAGCTTTTAGAAATGGAAGAAAGATGTTTTCTGATAGATTGTGGCGAAGGTACGCAGGTACAGCTGAGAAAAGCAAAAGCGAAATTTTCAAAGATCAATCATATTTTTATTTCGCATCTTCACGGGGATCATTGTTTTGGTCTTCCGGGATTGATCGCATCTTTCAGATTGTTGGGACGAGATACTCCTTTGCATGTTTATGGCCCGAAAGGGATTAAAAAAATGCTTGATACAATTTTCACTATTACGGAAACACATCGTGGATTTGAAGTGGTTTATCATGAATTGGACAAAAACTATTCGGAAAAGATCTACGAAGACGCTAGGGTAGAGGTTTATACAATTCCTTTAGATCACAGAATTTACTGTAACGGTTATCTTTTTAAAGAAAAACCGAAAGACAGACATCTGAATATGAAGGAAATTGCAAAATATGACGAAATAGAAACATGTGATTACCATAACATAAAAGCCGGAAAAGATTTTGTGTTGAGTGATGGTTATGTTCTTAAAAATGAAGTGTTAACACTTGATCCTTCTCCTTGTGTTTCTTACGCTTTCTGCAGCGATACGAAATATCTTGAAAGTGTAATTCCGATCATTAAAAATGTGACGGTTCTGTATCATGAATCTACATTTTTGCATGATTTAAAAGAAATGGCCGATTATACGGGACATTCAACCGCTTTGGAAGCAGCGACAATTGCCCAGAAAGCAGAAGTTGGGAAGCTTATTTTAGGACATTTTTCTAACAGATATGGAGATTTAACGGTTTTCACAGATGAAGCGAGAACCATTTTTACCAATTCATTTTTACCAAAAGCTTTGGAAAGTGTAAAAATTTAA
- the rdgB gene encoding RdgB/HAM1 family non-canonical purine NTP pyrophosphatase — protein MKLNMELLVATHNEHKKEEIQQILGNEFIVKSLTDYNIHEEILEDGDSFNANALIKAKYCFEKTGIPSLGDDSGLVVESLDGRPGIFSARYAGDHDFAKNIEKVLSEMEGVENRKAYFITVLCYYDENGAKYFDGRAHGNLLTENKGFKGFGYDPIFVPQGYDRTFAEMNPEDKNKISHRKQALDLFLDFLKVKD, from the coding sequence ATGAAATTGAATATGGAATTATTGGTAGCAACCCACAACGAACATAAAAAAGAAGAAATTCAGCAGATCTTAGGAAATGAGTTTATCGTTAAAAGTCTGACTGATTATAATATTCACGAGGAAATTTTAGAAGACGGAGATTCTTTCAACGCCAATGCTCTAATTAAAGCTAAATATTGCTTCGAAAAAACAGGAATTCCAAGTTTAGGAGACGACAGCGGTTTAGTGGTAGAATCTTTAGACGGTAGACCGGGAATTTTCTCAGCTCGTTACGCTGGAGATCATGATTTTGCTAAAAATATCGAAAAAGTGTTGAGCGAAATGGAAGGTGTTGAAAACAGAAAAGCTTATTTCATCACAGTTTTATGTTATTATGATGAAAATGGTGCAAAATATTTCGACGGTCGAGCGCACGGAAATTTATTGACAGAAAATAAAGGTTTCAAAGGTTTTGGGTATGATCCAATCTTCGTTCCTCAAGGTTACGACAGAACTTTCGCAGAAATGAATCCGGAAGATAAAAACAAGATCAGCCACCGTAAACAGGCGCTTGATTTATTCTTGGATTTTTTAAAAGTAAAGGATTAA
- a CDS encoding CPBP family intramembrane glutamic endopeptidase: MENSKYPKFTFTWFGGVVLLGGLFVGTMLISFFNVFWMFTFKENLQYKDWFFMASNAIGFLTAIAFFDFFIVRPTTKKKLNFNFSPTNFYTYLLIFPLMIGMMFIAEFIAAQIPTTGPFFGKYYEFFSDLMNQLTDDPVVMIITAVIMAPIFEEIIFRGIIQKGLMNKGVEPWKAILFSSIIFGVVHANPWQFVGAILLGCVLGLVYYKTKSLLLPMLLHGFNNLCSSLLITYTKNESFAEAFKVSEWIILAIGIVLFSLFYYLFMKKYKVHYSEI, translated from the coding sequence ATGGAAAACAGCAAATATCCAAAGTTTACGTTCACATGGTTCGGAGGAGTTGTTTTATTGGGCGGATTGTTCGTCGGAACAATGTTGATTTCCTTTTTCAATGTTTTCTGGATGTTTACTTTTAAAGAAAATCTGCAGTATAAAGATTGGTTCTTTATGGCTTCCAATGCGATTGGATTCTTGACGGCGATTGCTTTTTTTGATTTTTTCATTGTAAGACCAACAACGAAAAAGAAACTTAATTTCAACTTTTCACCCACCAATTTTTATACCTATTTATTAATTTTTCCATTAATGATAGGGATGATGTTTATCGCAGAATTTATCGCAGCTCAAATTCCGACAACGGGACCTTTCTTCGGGAAATATTATGAATTTTTCTCTGATTTAATGAATCAATTAACGGATGATCCTGTTGTAATGATTATCACAGCTGTTATTATGGCTCCAATCTTCGAGGAAATTATTTTCCGTGGAATTATTCAGAAAGGATTGATGAATAAAGGAGTAGAACCTTGGAAAGCCATTTTGTTTTCTTCCATTATTTTTGGAGTGGTTCATGCAAATCCTTGGCAGTTTGTAGGTGCCATTTTATTGGGATGTGTACTTGGTTTGGTTTATTATAAAACTAAATCTTTACTGTTGCCAATGTTGTTGCATGGTTTTAATAATTTATGCTCATCATTATTAATAACTTATACTAAAAACGAAAGTTTTGCAGAAGCTTTTAAAGTTTCTGAATGGATCATATTAGCCATCGGAATTGTACTTTTTTCTTTATTCTACTATTTATTTATGAAGAAATATAAAGTACATTACTCTGAAATTTAA
- a CDS encoding MFS transporter → MDSLVNRSENVNLSLISYVSFTFVGYFIIGLSLSVLPIFISKSLGFSLVVAGLVISLQYVSTFFLRAYSGKIIDGKGPKPAVLFSMLSFSLTGIFLIIAYYFRVSPFISLTFLIITRLLTGCAEGMIGASPINWAIIALGEKHTAKIISYNGVACYGALAIGASLGIIIEHKFSLYGIGILSILLGIVGFFFAKTKENKKNTNHQDSQSFWKVLGKVAPFGICLALGGLGFASISTFITLYYNYFHWNNGALCLSVFGGLFVAGRLVFSNVINNYGGIKVAIACLLVETIGLLIIAFATTSQMALVGAGVTGLGFSLIFPALGVVAIKSVSPSSQGSALAGYGLFIDLSLGVAGPLIGAVADLCGMKYIFPFSAAMVFVGLGLAFVLKKKSSL, encoded by the coding sequence ATGGATAGTTTAGTAAATCGGTCAGAGAATGTTAATTTATCCTTGATTAGCTATGTATCTTTTACTTTCGTAGGATATTTTATCATAGGATTATCTCTGTCTGTTCTTCCGATTTTTATTAGTAAAAGTTTAGGGTTTAGCCTGGTCGTTGCCGGATTGGTCATCAGTTTACAATATGTTTCTACATTTTTTCTGAGGGCATATTCCGGAAAAATCATTGATGGAAAAGGTCCAAAACCTGCTGTATTATTCAGTATGTTGAGTTTTTCATTGACTGGGATATTTTTAATTATCGCTTATTATTTTAGAGTTTCACCATTTATCAGTCTTACATTTTTGATCATTACCCGTTTGCTTACAGGCTGTGCGGAAGGAATGATTGGAGCAAGTCCCATCAACTGGGCAATCATAGCTCTTGGTGAAAAACATACTGCAAAAATTATTTCGTACAACGGTGTTGCCTGTTATGGAGCCTTAGCAATTGGAGCTTCTTTGGGAATTATCATTGAACATAAATTCAGTCTTTATGGGATCGGAATTCTTTCTATTCTATTAGGAATTGTAGGATTTTTCTTCGCTAAAACCAAAGAAAATAAGAAAAACACCAATCATCAGGATTCACAATCTTTCTGGAAAGTATTGGGGAAAGTAGCGCCTTTCGGGATTTGTCTTGCTTTAGGAGGACTAGGATTCGCGAGCATTTCAACTTTTATTACCTTATATTACAATTATTTTCACTGGAATAATGGAGCTTTATGTCTCAGTGTTTTTGGCGGACTGTTCGTTGCCGGAAGATTAGTTTTCAGCAATGTTATCAATAATTATGGCGGAATAAAAGTAGCTATCGCCTGTCTTTTAGTAGAAACCATCGGGCTTTTAATCATTGCTTTTGCTACGACTTCACAAATGGCGCTTGTGGGAGCTGGTGTTACAGGTTTAGGATTTTCATTAATTTTTCCTGCGCTCGGTGTTGTTGCTATTAAAAGTGTTTCGCCTTCAAGTCAGGGTTCTGCATTGGCTGGTTACGGACTTTTTATTGATCTTTCCCTTGGTGTGGCAGGGCCTTTAATTGGTGCTGTCGCCGATCTTTGTGGTATGAAATATATTTTTCCTTTCAGTGCTGCCATGGTTTTTGTGGGGCTGGGATTGGCTTTTGTTCTTAAGAAAAAGTCAAGTTTATAA
- a CDS encoding peptide chain release factor 3 has protein sequence MSDLIKEIEKRKTFGIISHPDAGKTTLTEKLLLFGGAIQEAGAVKSNKIKKGATSDFMEIERQRGISVATSVLAFEYKGHKINILDTPGHKDFAEDTYRTLTAVDSVIVVIDVAKGVEEQTEKLVQVCRMRNIPMLVFINKLDREGKDAFDLLDEVEQKLGLRVVPLSLPIGMGADFQGIYNIWENNIQLFLEEKKQRVGEAIKFDDINDPTIDEVIGDKAAKNLREELDLVQSVYPPFSRDEYMNGDLQPVFFGSALNNFGVRELLDAFIEIAPMPQPKESDTRIVKPEETTFTGFVFKIHANMDPKHRDRLAFVKIVSGVFKRNENYLLVRENKKMKFSSPNAFFADKKEVVDESFPGDIVGLHDTGSFRIGDTLTGGEKLSFKGIPNFSPEHFRYINNSDPLKAKQLAKGIDQLMDEGVAQLFTLEMNNRKIIGTVGALQYEVIQYRLEHEYGAKCTYEPLSMHKACWVEADEKSDEFKEFARLKQRYLARDKYNQLVFLADSSFTIHMTQEKFPNVKLHFISEFKQD, from the coding sequence ATGTCAGACTTAATCAAAGAAATAGAAAAAAGAAAAACTTTCGGGATTATCTCTCACCCCGATGCCGGAAAAACCACTCTTACGGAGAAGTTACTACTTTTCGGGGGTGCAATTCAGGAAGCGGGTGCAGTAAAATCCAACAAAATAAAAAAAGGAGCTACCTCCGACTTTATGGAAATTGAAAGACAGAGAGGGATCTCTGTGGCAACTTCCGTATTGGCTTTTGAATATAAAGGTCACAAAATCAATATTCTTGACACACCTGGTCACAAAGACTTTGCAGAAGACACTTACAGAACGTTAACCGCCGTTGACTCTGTAATCGTTGTAATTGACGTTGCAAAAGGGGTCGAGGAACAAACTGAAAAATTGGTTCAGGTTTGTAGAATGAGAAACATCCCGATGTTGGTTTTCATCAATAAATTAGACCGTGAAGGTAAAGATGCCTTCGATCTATTGGATGAGGTTGAGCAAAAATTAGGATTAAGAGTTGTTCCTCTTTCTCTTCCGATTGGGATGGGAGCTGATTTTCAGGGAATTTACAATATCTGGGAAAACAATATTCAGTTATTCTTAGAAGAGAAAAAGCAGAGAGTTGGTGAAGCAATTAAATTTGATGACATCAATGATCCTACGATTGATGAAGTTATCGGTGATAAAGCAGCAAAAAATTTACGCGAAGAACTTGATTTAGTACAGTCTGTTTACCCTCCATTTAGTCGTGACGAATACATGAATGGCGATCTTCAGCCGGTTTTCTTTGGTTCTGCTTTAAATAATTTTGGTGTTCGTGAATTATTGGATGCTTTCATCGAAATTGCTCCAATGCCACAGCCAAAAGAAAGTGATACCCGTATCGTAAAGCCCGAGGAAACTACATTTACAGGATTTGTTTTCAAGATTCACGCGAATATGGATCCGAAACACAGAGACCGTTTGGCTTTCGTGAAAATTGTTTCAGGAGTGTTTAAAAGAAACGAAAATTATTTATTGGTAAGAGAAAATAAAAAGATGAAGTTTTCTTCGCCAAATGCCTTTTTTGCTGATAAAAAAGAAGTTGTAGACGAAAGTTTCCCTGGAGATATTGTTGGTCTTCACGATACCGGAAGTTTCAGAATTGGAGATACTTTAACGGGAGGTGAAAAACTGAGCTTTAAAGGAATTCCAAACTTCTCTCCGGAACATTTCCGTTATATTAACAACAGTGATCCGTTAAAAGCGAAGCAATTGGCTAAAGGTATCGACCAGTTAATGGATGAAGGTGTTGCTCAGCTATTTACGCTTGAAATGAACAACAGAAAGATCATCGGAACGGTTGGAGCACTTCAATATGAAGTTATTCAATATCGTTTGGAGCATGAATATGGTGCAAAATGTACGTACGAACCACTTTCCATGCATAAAGCTTGCTGGGTTGAGGCTGATGAGAAATCAGACGAATTCAAAGAATTTGCAAGATTAAAACAAAGATACTTAGCGAGAGATAAGTATAACCAATTGGTATTTTTGGCAGATTCATCTTTCACGATTCACATGACGCAGGAGAAATTCCCGAATGTGAAACTGCATTTTATTAGTGAATTTAAACAAGACTAA